The Gimesia sp. DNA segment CCGGTCCGGAAGGTACACTGATCCCACGAGCCGAGCAGGCGGGCTTTGATTTACAGATCATCCCGCATCTCTTGCGCAGCATCAGTCCGCTGAATGACTGGCGGGCTTATCGGGAATTGATCGCCGCGTTGCGTGAGTATCAGCCGGACCTGGTCCATACACACAGTTCGAAAGCAGGCATCCTGGGACGCGCTGCCGCCTGGCACCTGAAGCTGCCCTGCGTGCATACGATTCATGGCGCCGCCTTTCACTTCGGTCAGTCCCCTTTGAATTATCACGCTTACATTGCTGCAGAGAAGTGGGCGGCCCGTCGCTGCGATCGATTGATCAGCGTCTGTGATGCGATGACCGACCAGTATGTCGCCGCCGGTATTACAACGCCTGAACTATGCGATACCGTTTACAGTGGGATGGAAGTCGAACCGTTTCTCACTCCTCCGCGTCTACCAGAAGAGGTCAGGCGGGAATTGGGAATTGAACCCGAACATATTGTGATCGGCAAGGTCGCGCGGCTGTTCCATCTAAAGGGGCACAAGTACCTGATTGAAGCGGCCCGGCAGGTGGTCGATGCGCAGCCGCAGGTTCGGTTTCTATTGGTCGGGGATGGAATCTTGCGATCAGAATTCGAACAGCGTATCGCCGAACTGGGGCTGACCGAGAACTTTATCTTCGCCGGTCTGGTTCCCCCGGAACGGGTTCCTGAGCTGATTCATGCGATGGATATCGTGGTGCATACCAGCGTCTGGGAAGGACTGGCGCGGGTGTTGCCTCAGGGGCTGATTGCCGGTAAGCCGGTGGTCTCTTATGACGTGGACGGGGCGCGGGAAGTGGTGATTCCGGAACAGACCGGCTACCTGTTACCTGCAGAATCGATTGAGCCGCTGGCCCAGGCGTTAACGGAACTGGCTGCAGATCCTGAGAAACGCGTCCGCTTCGGACAGACGGGACGGGAGCGATTCACGGATCAGTTCCGTCACGAGACGATGACCCGCCGATTGCGTGAAATCTATCAGCGGGTCCTCGATGATCGTGAGCAAAAGAAGTAGTTGGCGACTACTTCTGAATCAGCACATTGACACCTTTTTTGTTAGACAGCACGATATCGGGCCGTCCGTCGCCGTTGAGGTCGGACATGGAGAACTGGGTGCCGACACCGGTGTCATTTCCAGCTTCAATTTTGTGCGGAATGAACTGAGGAGCTTTGTTCTTTTCACGCTTGATCTCATACCAGTACATTACGACCGGCTCCTTACCACCCGGATCTTTG contains these protein-coding regions:
- a CDS encoding glycosyltransferase family 4 protein, yielding MRVAHIITRMIIGGAQQNTLYTVEDQYRDYGDEVSLITGPTTGPEGTLIPRAEQAGFDLQIIPHLLRSISPLNDWRAYRELIAALREYQPDLVHTHSSKAGILGRAAAWHLKLPCVHTIHGAAFHFGQSPLNYHAYIAAEKWAARRCDRLISVCDAMTDQYVAAGITTPELCDTVYSGMEVEPFLTPPRLPEEVRRELGIEPEHIVIGKVARLFHLKGHKYLIEAARQVVDAQPQVRFLLVGDGILRSEFEQRIAELGLTENFIFAGLVPPERVPELIHAMDIVVHTSVWEGLARVLPQGLIAGKPVVSYDVDGAREVVIPEQTGYLLPAESIEPLAQALTELAADPEKRVRFGQTGRERFTDQFRHETMTRRLREIYQRVLDDREQKK